The sequence CGTCCGGGCACGAAGTTCCTCCACGCCTGGCTGTGGGACGAGGAGGTGGAAAAGCGGGCTCCCTTCACCCCGGTCGACCACGAGGGCCCGGTCGAGCCCCCGGACGAGGAGTACCCGTTCCAGCTCACCACCGGCAGACGCCTCGCCTTCCACAACACCGGCACGATGACCCAGAGCTACAAGAAGGTCAAGGACCCGGAGGAGCTCCTGGAGATAAGCCCCGAGGACGCCCGCGCCCTCGGCGTCTCCGACGGGGACTTCGTGCGGGTGAGCTCGCGGAGGGGCACCGTCCCGAGGGTGAAGGCCCGGGTGACCGACCGGGTGAGCCGGGGGCTCGTGTTTCTGGGCTTCAGCTTCGCGGATCAGGTCCCGACCAACGTGCTCACGATAAACGCGGTCGACCCGCAGTCGGGGACGGCCGAGCTCAAGGCCTGCGCGGTCCGGGTGGAGCCCGCTGGAGACTGAGCGGGCGTGAAAGGGGGCGGCGGGGGTTCCAACCCCGCCGCCCCCTTTTTCCGTTTCGGGGCTCCTCAGGTCTGGCTGTTGGCCTGCCTGCGCAGCTCCTCCACCACGCCCGGATCGGCGAGCGTGGTGGTGTCCCCGAAGTCCGTTGAGCCCTGGGCGACGGCGCGCAGGATGCGGCGCATGATCTTGCCGCTTCTCGTCTTCGGGAGGGCGCTGGTGAAGACCATGTCGTCGGGGGTGGCGATCGGGCCTATCACCTCGCGGACGTGCTGGCGCAGCTCCTTCTTTAGCTCGTCGGAGCCCTCCAGGTCGCCCTCGAGCGTGACGTAGGCGAAGATCGCCTGCCCCTTCTGCTCGTCGGGGCGCCCGACGACGGCGGCCTCGGAGACCTTCTCGTGGGAGACCAGCGCGCTCTCGACCTCCCAGGTGGAGATGCGGTGCCCGCTGACGTTTATGACGTCGTCGACGCGGCCGATGATCCAGTAGTAGCCGTCCTCGTCGCGCTTGGCCCCGTCCCCGGTGAAGTACACCCCCGGGAAGCGCGACCAGTAGGTCTCCTGGTAGCGCTGCGGGTCCTTGTACAGGGTGCGCAACATCCCCGGCCAGGGGCGGGTGAGGACCAGATAACCGCCGCCGGAGCCCTCTATCGGCCGTCCCTCCTCATCGTAGATGTCGGCTCCTATGCCGGGGAAGGGCTTTGTCGCGCTGCCGGGCTTGGTGGTGGTGATGCCGGGCAGCGGCGTGATCATGTGCCCGCCGGTCTCCGTCTGCCACCAGGTGTCCACGATCGGGCAGCGCCCGCCGCCGACGAACTCGTGGAACCAGACCCAGGCCCGCGGGTTGATCGGCTCACCCACCGTCCCGAGCAGCCTCAGCGAGGAGAGGTCATGCTTCTCGGGCCACTGCCTGCCCTCTTTCATCAGCGAGCGGATCGTGGTCGGGGAGGTGTAGCAGATCGTCACCCCGTACTTCTCGACTATCTCCCAGTAGCGGTCCGGTGCCGGGTAGGTGGGCGTCCCCTCGAACATCAGGCTCGTCGCCCCGTTGGCGAGCGGTCCGTAGACGATGTACGAGTGCCCGGTGACCCAGCCGATGTCCGCCGTGCACCAGTAGACGTCGTCGTCCTTTATGTCCATCACCCACTTGGTCGTGGCGTAGACGAAGGTGAGATAGCCGCCCGTGGTGTGCACGATCCCTTTAGGACGCCCGGTCGAGCCCGAGGAGTAGAGGATGTAGAGGAGATCCTCCGCGTCCATCTCCTCCGCCGGGCACTCGGGGTCGGCTTCGGCCATGAGCTCGTGGTACCAGAGGTCCCGCCCCTCCTGCATCGGAACCTCGTCCCCGGTGCGCCGCACGACGATCATGTGCTCGACGGACGGAGCGTCCTCGAGGGCTTTGTCCGCGTTCTCCTTCAGCGGGACACGTTTGCCGCCCCGGCGCCCGGCGTCGGCGGTGATGACGACCTTGGCCTCGCAGTCGTTGATCCTGCCGCGCAGCGAGTTGGCCGAGAACCCGCCGAAGACCACCGAGTGCGGGGCGCCGATGCGGGCGCAGGCGAGCATGGCGATCGGGAGCTCGGGGATCATCGGCATGTAGATCGCGACCGTATCCCCCTTCCCGACCCCGAGGCTCTTGAGCACGTTGGCGAACTTCTTCACCTCGGCGAGAAGCTCGGAGTAGGTGAGCGCGCGTCCCTCCTCGCCGGGCTCGTCCGGCTCCCAGACTATCGCCCGCTTGTCCCCCCGGCCCCGCTCGACCTGGTAGTCGAGGCAGTTGTACGAGACGTTGAGCCTGCCCCCGACGAACCACTTGTAGAAGGGGGCCTCCGAGTCGTCGAGGACTTTGTCCCATTCTTTGAACCAGTGCAGCTCGCGGGCGAACTCCGCCCAGAAGCCCTCCGGGTCACGCTCGGCCCGCTCGTAGACCGCGGGGTCGTTGACGTTGGCCCGCGCGGCGAACTCCTCCGGCGGGGGGAAGGTCCTCCTCTCCTCCAGTAATGCCTCTATAGTCTTCTCTTCGGTCATCTCCGGCTCCTCCTTTCTCTACCAGTCCATTCTTACCCCGCCGCGCAACCTCTTATCACCGGACCCCGCTCAGGTCCTGGGTCCCACGGGCAACACTACACGACCGGAGACGGAGTTGACGACCCCCGCCGCCGAGGTGTACCAGGCCGCTATCGCCGTGAGAATCCCCACGTACCCGCCGACCTTGGAGATGCCGGCCGAGCCCGCGAGCTCGCCGATGCCGAGCAGGAAGAAGGTCAGCGTCAGGAGAAGGAAGACCACCATCACGGCGGTGGTAACCCGCATGGAACCGAAGAACATGTACGCGGTGAAGATGCCCCACGCTATGAGGAACCACCCTACGACCAGCGAGAGGTCCGAGGCCGGTATCTTGCCGGCATAGAACGTCTCCAGCGCGGCGAACGCGAGCCAGAACGCTCCGTAAGAGCTGAACGCCGTGGCCCCGAAGGTGTTGTTGTTCCTGAACTCCCACATCCCGGCCAGAAGCTGGCCCATTCCTCCGTAGAAGAGCGCGAGCGGCAGGACCACCTGCACCCCTCCGGAGGGAAGGAGCCCCGCGTTGACGAGGCTGAGCAGAAACGTGGTGAGCGCGAACGCAGCGAGCCCGAGCGGCGCGGGATCCCCGATCGGGGCCGCCGGCGGGTTCTCCCGCGCCGTGCGTCCCGCCGTCTCGTCCCGCACCATCTTCCTTATCTCTTCACGCAGCTCGGGGTCTACCTGAGCCATACCCTGCTCCTCCTTTCCAAAAAGAGAATCCCCTGCCAGAAGCCACAACGAACATGCCTCTACCCCCAGATACCCCTCCTTGCTCCACCAATGGTTCCCAACGCACCCACCGAAATTCAATTGTAGCATTATATGTCACTCAAAAGATATGTTCGTCACGCCTGGTGAAACGGCCCTCTCTACGAGAACCCCGGTCCGTACGGACCGGGGTTCGGTAGGGGATTCTCGTTTCTGACCTTCGAGTCAGAGGAGGGAGGCGTCCAGGGTTATCTCGACGTTGTTTCTGAGGGCGTTCGAGACCGGGCATCCACCCTCGGCCTTCTGCGCGGCCTCCCTGAATCCGGCTTCGTCCAGGCCGGGCACGCGTCCGCGCACTTCGAGGGCGGATCTCGTTATCCTGACCTGGCCTACATCGAAGGTGACCTCGGCGCTGACTTCGAGCTCCTCGGGTTCGTGTCCGCTCTCGGCGAGAACGTTGGAGAGGGCCATCGCGTAGCAGCTGGCGTGTGCGGCGGCTATCAGCTCCTCGGGCGAGGTCTTGCCGTCGGGGCTCTCGGTGCGCGAGGCCCAGGTAACTGGTGTCTCCCCCATCACCCTGCTGCTCGCCAGGTTCAGGCTCCCGGAACCTCCCGTCAGGCTTCCTCTCCATCTGACCTCCGCGCGCCGCTGTGCAGAGGGCATACTCCACCTCCGTTCACCGAGTCTTCCAGGTGAGGCCCATATACCCGCTGCCGGGTCTGGCTAACCCTCGCGGATGATCCGGATCACGCCGCCTCTATGCCCCCGCTACGCGTGACGGTGCCGGCGAAGAGGAAAGCCGTCTGGCGCAGGGAGGACTCCAGGTCGAACGGGTCGAGCGCGGAGACCGCGTCGCGGGGCACGACGACCTCGAACCAGCGCAGGGCGGCGCTCGCCGCGGTGTAGTGCACGCAGATGTTGGCCACGGTGCCGCAGACGATCAGGGTCTTCGTACCCCACAGGCGCAGGAAGTGCTCCAGGTGGGTGCCGTAGAAAGCGTCGTAGCGGACCTTGCGGATCACGAGCTCACCCTCGCGCGGGGAGAGCTCGTCCACAATCCGCCAGCCCCAGGAACCCTCGCGGGCGTGTTCGCC comes from Rubrobacter naiadicus and encodes:
- the acs gene encoding acetate--CoA ligase; translated protein: MTEEKTIEALLEERRTFPPPEEFAARANVNDPAVYERAERDPEGFWAEFARELHWFKEWDKVLDDSEAPFYKWFVGGRLNVSYNCLDYQVERGRGDKRAIVWEPDEPGEEGRALTYSELLAEVKKFANVLKSLGVGKGDTVAIYMPMIPELPIAMLACARIGAPHSVVFGGFSANSLRGRINDCEAKVVITADAGRRGGKRVPLKENADKALEDAPSVEHMIVVRRTGDEVPMQEGRDLWYHELMAEADPECPAEEMDAEDLLYILYSSGSTGRPKGIVHTTGGYLTFVYATTKWVMDIKDDDVYWCTADIGWVTGHSYIVYGPLANGATSLMFEGTPTYPAPDRYWEIVEKYGVTICYTSPTTIRSLMKEGRQWPEKHDLSSLRLLGTVGEPINPRAWVWFHEFVGGGRCPIVDTWWQTETGGHMITPLPGITTTKPGSATKPFPGIGADIYDEEGRPIEGSGGGYLVLTRPWPGMLRTLYKDPQRYQETYWSRFPGVYFTGDGAKRDEDGYYWIIGRVDDVINVSGHRISTWEVESALVSHEKVSEAAVVGRPDEQKGQAIFAYVTLEGDLEGSDELKKELRQHVREVIGPIATPDDMVFTSALPKTRSGKIMRRILRAVAQGSTDFGDTTTLADPGVVEELRRQANSQT
- a CDS encoding cysteine hydrolase family protein, translating into MSGRREVAVPEYEVRESVRVEPSRTALVVVDMQNDFVKEGGALRVPDAEGTIPAIHHLLEVARDSGMKVVFTQDTHTEGDPEWEIWGEHAREGSWGWRIVDELSPREGELVIRKVRYDAFYGTHLEHFLRLWGTKTLIVCGTVANICVHYTAASAALRWFEVVVPRDAVSALDPFDLESSLRQTAFLFAGTVTRSGGIEAA
- a CDS encoding acetate uptake transporter; translated protein: MVRDETAGRTARENPPAAPIGDPAPLGLAAFALTTFLLSLVNAGLLPSGGVQVVLPLALFYGGMGQLLAGMWEFRNNNTFGATAFSSYGAFWLAFAALETFYAGKIPASDLSLVVGWFLIAWGIFTAYMFFGSMRVTTAVMVVFLLLTLTFFLLGIGELAGSAGISKVGGYVGILTAIAAWYTSAAGVVNSVSGRVVLPVGPRT
- a CDS encoding OsmC family peroxiredoxin, which codes for MPSAQRRAEVRWRGSLTGGSGSLNLASSRVMGETPVTWASRTESPDGKTSPEELIAAAHASCYAMALSNVLAESGHEPEELEVSAEVTFDVGQVRITRSALEVRGRVPGLDEAGFREAAQKAEGGCPVSNALRNNVEITLDASLL